In Cheilinus undulatus linkage group 14, ASM1832078v1, whole genome shotgun sequence, a genomic segment contains:
- the allc gene encoding allantoicase, producing MAERRTALKAAAEPDFLQFNDLACEAVGGTVIFATDEWFAPAANLLKREPPQFVASAFTEFGKWMDGWESRRKRIPGHDWCIVQLGVPGLIYGIDVDTSFFTGNHSPFVSIQASCLDEKPPFTLEGDRTGMAASDSQLAAVAKLRSEAWPELVSLSQLKPGYADCCHNYFKVNLNHRVTHLRLNMFPDGGIARLRVYGVGQRDWSTVPSDKDVDLVALTNGGVCLGYSDAHFGHPRNMIGLGRAVNMADGWETARRLDRPKQLEVDQRGILQVPGWEWAVFRLSHPGIISSIEVDTNHFKGNFPDSCRIEACSLTAEEEAEGIRSKWNSGKWQVLLPPQKLRQHHIHLYSRADLTLSTPVTHVRLIISPDGGVSRLRLWGRPTPIATAPANGKRAVSKL from the exons ATGGCAGAGAGGAGAACGGCGCTGAAGGCAGCAGCAGAGCCAGACTTCCTGCAGTTTAATGATCTGGCCTGTGAGGCGGTTGGTGGGACG GTGATTTTTGCCACGGATGAATGGTTCGCTCCTGCTGCAAACCTGCTGAAG AGAGAGCCACCACAGTTCGTAGCTTCAGCCTTCACTGAGTTTggaaagtggatggatggatgggagtCAAGGAGAAAGAGAATTCCTG GTCATGACTGGTGCATCGTCCAGCTTGGAGTGCCAGGGCTGATCTACGGCATTGATGTTGACACATCCTTCTTCACTGGAAACCACTCGCCCTTTGTCTCCATCCAGGCCAGCTGTCTGG ATGAAAAACCTCCGTTCACCCTGGAGGGAGACAGAACAGGCATGGCCGCCTCAGACAGCCAGCTGGCTGCTGTTGCCAAG CTTCGCTCTGAGGCATGGCCAGAGCTTGTCTCTTTGTCCCAACTGAAGCCTGGTTACGCTGACTGCTGCCATAACTACTTTAAAGTCAACCTGAACCACCGTGTGACACACTTGCGCCTCAACATGTTCCCAG ATGGAGGGATAGCCAGACTGAGGGTTTACGGAGTCGGCCAAAGAGACTGGTCCACTGTACCCTCCGACAAAGATGTCGACCTGGTGGCTCTGACCAATGGGGGAGTCTGTCTCGGTTACAGCGACGCCCACTTTGGCCATCCACGCAATATGATTG GTCTTGGTCGAGCTGTCAATATGGCTGATGGCTGGGAAACTGCCCGAAGACTCGACAGGCCCAAACAACTTGAG GTGGACCAGAGAGGGATCCTGCAGGTCCCCGGCTGGGAGTGGGCCGTGTTTCGACTCAGCCATCCAGGAATCATCAGCAGCATCGAGGTCGACACCAACCACTTCAAAG GTAACTTCCCGGACTCCTGCAGGATCGAGGCTTGCTCTTTGACTGCTGAGGAGGAGGCTGAAGGCATCAGAAGCAAGTGGAATTCTGGGAAATGGCAGGTCCTGCTTCCGCCACAGAAA ctcCGTCAGCACCACATTCACCTCTACAGCCGAGCCGATCTGACTCTGAGCACGCCGGTCACTCACGTACGCCTCATCATCAGCCCGGATGGAGGGGTCAGCCGGTTGCGCCTGTGGGGTCGGCCCACACCCATCGCCACTGCTCCAGCCAATGGGAAGAGAGCTGTGTCCAAACTTTGA